A genomic region of Bacillus horti contains the following coding sequences:
- a CDS encoding response regulator transcription factor, with protein sequence MTPFKVMLADEDSLTRDLLRLYLSQEGIMVSEESDGQAALQKALSSDLNLIVYDLMLPGIDGFEFCSQIHEQKRTPILILTEKDEEGDRLNGFKAGADDYVTKPFSPREIVHRIFAIIKRTAKIAPGYKTKTFSASSTIIFPKLVIEPFTRKVFVNDTHIELTFIEYELLYYLAQHAGKALSREHLLAHVWKYDHIRDCRTVDTHVKRVRHKLNAISPDVGSYIQTIRGVGYRMEALYPL encoded by the coding sequence ATGACCCCATTCAAAGTCATGCTAGCAGATGAGGATTCCCTTACACGTGACCTGTTGCGACTCTACTTGAGCCAGGAAGGGATAATGGTGTCAGAGGAATCTGACGGACAAGCCGCGTTACAAAAAGCCCTTTCTTCTGACCTAAATCTAATTGTGTATGATCTAATGCTCCCTGGTATTGATGGTTTTGAATTCTGTTCTCAGATCCATGAACAAAAAAGAACCCCCATCCTAATCCTGACGGAAAAAGATGAGGAAGGGGATCGCTTAAACGGGTTTAAAGCTGGTGCTGACGATTATGTAACAAAGCCTTTTAGCCCACGGGAAATCGTGCATAGGATTTTTGCCATTATTAAGCGTACCGCTAAGATAGCTCCTGGTTACAAGACGAAGACCTTTTCAGCTAGTAGCACCATTATTTTTCCCAAGCTTGTTATTGAACCTTTTACTCGGAAGGTTTTTGTTAACGATACGCATATTGAACTGACATTTATCGAATACGAGCTCCTCTACTATTTAGCCCAGCATGCCGGAAAAGCGCTTAGCCGTGAGCATCTGCTAGCCCATGTTTGGAAATATGACCATATTCGAGATTGCCGTACGGTAGATACTCACGTAAAACGAGTACGTCATAAATTAAATGCCATTTCCCCTGACGTTGGAAGCTATATTCAAACGATTCGTGGAGTTGGTTATAGGATGGAGGCTCTATATCCTCTGTAG
- a CDS encoding alpha/beta fold hydrolase, whose protein sequence is MINRVEKVCLGGVDQWYVARGSNEQLPLLLFLHGGPGSPQTGAQHKFNRELEDHFLVINWDQRGAGKSYYPSILAETMSVGQLLLDAIELIQHLCDRFNQKKLFIMGHSMGAVLGVLLIKQIPSLVHAYVGINQPINRIEEEERSFAFTLDEAYRRNNRKAIKDLSAVGKPERGMYPRVQDLVTQRKWLTTFQGVTYKKNAMWINLHYILSSHLSWKERFQFMKGFSFSTETLWGELNSINLSETALKLEVDCPIYFIMGRYDRISHDTVEEYFKHMDIPKKELIIFENSGHYACFEEPEKFNKLMIQTVRSAI, encoded by the coding sequence ATGATTAACAGGGTGGAGAAGGTATGTCTTGGTGGGGTTGATCAATGGTACGTTGCTCGTGGAAGTAATGAGCAGCTTCCTTTATTACTTTTTTTGCATGGTGGTCCCGGAAGTCCGCAAACAGGAGCTCAACACAAGTTTAATCGAGAGCTAGAAGACCACTTCCTTGTTATTAATTGGGATCAACGCGGGGCAGGGAAATCCTATTATCCTAGTATCCTGGCAGAAACAATGAGTGTCGGTCAACTGCTGTTAGATGCAATAGAATTGATTCAGCATCTGTGTGATAGATTTAACCAAAAGAAGCTTTTTATTATGGGGCACTCTATGGGAGCTGTATTAGGCGTTTTGTTAATTAAACAAATCCCTTCACTTGTGCATGCTTATGTGGGGATTAATCAGCCTATTAACCGAATAGAGGAAGAAGAACGCTCCTTTGCATTTACTCTTGATGAAGCCTATCGCAGGAATAATCGCAAAGCCATAAAAGACTTATCAGCTGTAGGGAAGCCTGAAAGAGGAATGTATCCAAGAGTACAAGACTTAGTAACCCAAAGAAAGTGGCTTACTACCTTTCAGGGTGTAACGTACAAGAAAAATGCAATGTGGATTAACCTCCACTACATATTAAGCTCCCACCTTTCTTGGAAGGAGCGTTTTCAATTCATGAAGGGTTTTTCTTTCTCAACAGAAACACTATGGGGGGAGTTGAATTCTATAAATTTATCAGAAACAGCTCTAAAGCTAGAAGTGGATTGTCCTATTTATTTTATTATGGGACGCTATGATCGGATCTCTCATGATACGGTGGAAGAGTACTTCAAGCATATGGATATACCTAAAAAAGAACTGATTATTTTCGAAAACTCAGGTCATTATGCTTGCTTTGAAGAACCAGAGAAATTTAACAAGTTGATGATTCAGACTGTGCGCTCTGCAATATAG
- a CDS encoding DUF1697 domain-containing protein, giving the protein MVYVALLRGINVGGKNKVDMKQLKNVFEQAGMEHVKTYINSGNIVFVNRTETKSKIPSILEKAILEGFGLEIKVLVLDLDDYKQVMAALPDTWRNDDQMKSDVLFIWEEFDNESVLEKLPVRQDVDTVMYVNRAILWSVDRKNVTKSGMNKIIGTELYKKMTVRNVNTTRKIFDLMLAAEKLDQSH; this is encoded by the coding sequence ATGGTCTATGTGGCATTACTCCGTGGAATCAATGTAGGCGGAAAAAATAAAGTGGATATGAAACAGCTCAAAAACGTGTTTGAGCAGGCTGGAATGGAGCATGTTAAAACATATATAAACTCTGGTAACATTGTTTTTGTAAATAGGACGGAAACAAAATCTAAAATTCCCTCCATTTTGGAAAAGGCGATCCTCGAAGGCTTTGGTTTAGAGATTAAGGTCCTTGTTCTTGATTTGGATGACTATAAACAAGTCATGGCTGCTCTCCCCGATACCTGGAGGAATGATGATCAAATGAAAAGTGATGTACTTTTTATCTGGGAAGAGTTTGATAATGAGTCAGTACTAGAAAAACTACCTGTTCGACAAGATGTGGATACGGTCATGTACGTAAATAGAGCTATTCTTTGGTCTGTGGATAGAAAGAATGTAACAAAAAGTGGCATGAATAAGATCATTGGAACAGAGCTGTACAAAAAAATGACCGTCAGAAATGTAAACACAACACGGAAAATATTTGACTTGATGCTGGCTGCTGAAAAGCTAGACCAGTCCCATTAA
- a CDS encoding TetR/AcrR family transcriptional regulator C-terminal domain-containing protein has protein sequence MVKKRNLTLEKIIEASISLINEKGLHALTMRALAAKLGVQASAVYWHVKNKEELLQQLSSVISKQVNFPKQEWDWKMKMMFLANESKEAMSSIRSGPEIMMQTIPSDPYRLEIIEYMLNVLIEVGFTPLKALEIANLINNYTILYTMDEALQMEQLSDPAFHEHIQGFFVSLKDKYPNFFQAMQEQVQNELSAQKNKDFVSGLQAILDGYELALHN, from the coding sequence GTGGTCAAAAAACGCAATTTAACCTTGGAAAAAATCATTGAAGCATCCATTTCTCTTATTAATGAAAAAGGTCTTCATGCGCTGACCATGCGAGCTTTAGCAGCAAAGTTAGGTGTACAAGCTTCGGCTGTTTACTGGCACGTGAAAAATAAAGAAGAACTGCTTCAACAGTTATCAAGTGTTATTTCTAAGCAAGTGAATTTCCCAAAGCAGGAATGGGATTGGAAAATGAAAATGATGTTTCTGGCTAACGAAAGTAAGGAAGCCATGTCTTCTATTCGCAGCGGCCCGGAGATCATGATGCAGACCATTCCTTCTGATCCTTATCGCTTAGAAATCATTGAGTACATGCTAAACGTACTTATAGAAGTAGGTTTTACGCCACTTAAAGCGCTGGAAATAGCTAATCTGATCAATAACTATACGATTCTATATACGATGGATGAGGCTTTACAAATGGAGCAACTCTCTGACCCAGCTTTTCATGAACATATTCAAGGTTTTTTTGTTAGTTTAAAGGATAAGTACCCCAACTTTTTTCAAGCCATGCAGGAGCAAGTACAGAATGAGTTGAGCGCTCAGAAAAACAAGGACTTCGTGTCCGGTCTACAAGCTATATTAGACGGATATGAGTTAGCCTTACATAATTAA